In Crassostrea angulata isolate pt1a10 chromosome 6, ASM2561291v2, whole genome shotgun sequence, a genomic segment contains:
- the LOC128186517 gene encoding E3 ubiquitin-protein ligase TRIM71-like codes for MDRATSRMSVRTTVSTSSRLSRGTYIPSRGTTFRGEPTHLKNCYIHHDEDLILMCKSCIKPICLVCSNNDHQHHEVEALPKYIRHQRSVLQAKCRVIRDSQLPKIREAISSINEATARRMQVIKEQEHKLIMAVTQVAQKLLSKCRHLAKLQKTKISELKTHAADLKSFTEVVENNTGDFTDAELVTMVQKYNALLGKTKLLDCPDEANLLKFQKGEVRTEQLESMFGHIDTSDYDKKMLMKYRVEEPENKFHVKEIGIFTNGSEAITAMVPISVNNAWLYSDNSRQNKEVTVNGEVKQMMELGAYSRDFFIDDDGTHVHACTDKTVRTVSPDNINILFSTKPLIPLCVCKSSNGEILLSLVDNLSNSRSRSSTRVVQRMTRTGQVTATYQYQEDGRTPLFTKPYRMTLSSQKDLIVADHTSSHTGRLCVLNEDGRLRFIYEGKSGKKDFKPNGVCCDTESHILVADSASHAIHILDQDGKLLRHLITKKEGLVYPFSIAIFRDVLWIGGYYGLVKIFKVKHIK; via the coding sequence ATGGACAGAGCCACCAGTCGAATGTCCGTACGGACGACGGTGTCCACATCCAGTCGTCTGTCCCGGGGGACCTATATCCCGTCCAGGGGGACAACGTTCCGTGGGGAACCCACCCACCTCAAGAACTGCTATATTCACCACGACGAAGACCTGATCCTGATGTGTAAGAGCTGCATCAAGCCGATCTGTCTCGTCTGCTCCAACAACGACCACCAACACCACGAAGTGGAGGCTCTGCCCAAGTACATCAGACATCAGCGGAGTGTTCTACAGGCCAAGTGTCGCGTCATCAGGGATTCCCAGCTCCCCAAGATTCGGGAGGCCATCTCCTCCATTAACGAAGCCACAGCGAGGCGCATGCAGGTCATCAAGGAACAGGAACACAAGCTGATAATGGCCGTCACCCAGGTGGCTCAGAAACTCCTGTCCAAGTGCCGACATCTTGCGAAGCTGCAGAAGACAAAAATATCGGAGCTGAAAACTCATGCCGCTGACCTCAAGAGTTTCACAGAGGTCGTGGAAAATAATACGGGGGATTTCACGGATGCCGAATTGGTCACTATGGTTCAGAAATACAATGCGCTGCTCGGTAAAACAAAGCTACTGGACTGTCCGGATGAAGCCAACCTGCTGAAGTTCCAGAAAGGAGAAGTGAGGACGGAGCAGTTGGAGTCTATGTTTGGACATATAGACACCAGTGATTATGATAAGAAGATGCTGATGAAGTACAGAGTGGAAGAACCAGAAAACAAGTTTCACGTGAAAGAAATCGGAATATTCACGAATGGATCGGAAGCTATCACTGCAATGGTTCCCATCTCTGTCAACAACGCTTGGCTCTATAGTGACAACTCTCGTCAAAACAAGGAGGTCACAGTGAACGGAGAGGTCAAACAGATGATGGAACTAGGGGCCTACTCACGCGACTTCTTCATTGATGATGACGGCACGCACGTGCACGCGTGCACGGATAAAACCGTTCGAACCGTAAGCCCAGACAATATAAACATCCTCTTTAGCACGAAACCCCTAATACCACTGTGCGTGTGCAAATCTTCCAATGGAGAAATATTGCTGTCGCTGGTAGACAACCTGTCCAACTCGCGTTCCCGTTCGAGCACGCGCGTCGTGCAGAGGATGACGCGGACGGGTCAGGTGACCGCTACGTATCAGTACCAGGAGGACGGGCGGACTCCGCTCTTCACCAAGCCCTACCGGATGACGCTCTCTAGTCAGAAGGACCTGATAGTGGCCGATCACACCAGCTCTCATACAGGCAGGCTGTGTGTCCTAAACGAAGACGGACGCCTCAGGTTCATCTATGAAGGAAAGAGTGGGAAAAAGGACTTCAAACCCAACGGCGTGTGTTGTGATACGGAGAGCCACATCCTGGTGGCGGACAGCGCTAGTCACGCCAttcacatcctggatcaggacggcaAGCTCCTCCGCCATCTGATTACCAAGAAAGAAGGACTCGTGTACCCTTTCTCTATCGCCATATTTAGGGACGTTCTTTGGATTGGAGGGTACTATGGCCTCGTCAAAATATTTAAGGTCAAACATATTAAGTAA
- the LOC128188928 gene encoding mas-related G-protein coupled receptor member H-like, with translation MSEYLSETTVSNSSGDQRAMDNQTILQSMTLEFPEDYLSNGTFVPYLIIPFPKNLAFPVYGVLVPIITVLTLVSNVLVICVFLKKKMRSVTTLFLAGLACSDTLSAILWCVVHLYFYGFKSDYTVPVQHPLCVFHDYALYLAVMFHATSVWLTTTLGVQRCIIVVKPFWGPRLWTMKKSAFMTLLAYLLSVMFFLPLFFMNNYKKIEVTENNITSVVCGVRVDPFFEKRLYEYSIVNNSFRGIFVQFLPCILMLITTFVLAYKLKHGKILQRCISSAAEGPKRDFQHRQRTTLMVVIIMIIFLIVEIPNGIVFGIKVYENLSDNYIIETETDYSIAILQNFVLLLSYHCNFWIYVALSARFRETLKALICGFKVKHTFERMMTVSSFSPASSLKRKRGIRSTGNGSDIKCDFESKTYFSNLNGNSD, from the coding sequence ATGTCTGAATACCTCTCAGAGACCACCGTTAGCAATAGCAGTGGGGACCAGCGCGCCATGGACAATCAGACGATTCTACAGTCTATGACGCTGGAATTTCCTGAGGACTACCTCTCAAACGGAACCTTTGTGCCCTATTTAATCATCCCCTTCCCAAAGAATCTAGCCTTCCCCGTGTATGGTGTTTTGGTCCCCATTATCACTGTACTGACGCTGGTGTCCAACGTCCTCGTCATCTGTGTTTTCTTGAAGAAGAAGATGCGTTCAGTGACAACGCTTTTTCTCGCGGGATTGGCATGTTCGGATACACTCTCCGCTATTTTGTGGTGTGTGGTACACCTCTATTTTTATGGATTCAAAAGCGACTACACAGTCCCGGTCCAGCATCCGCTGTGTGTTTTTCATGACTACGCTTTATATTTAGCGGTGATGTTTCATGCGACGTCAGTCTGGCTCACTACAACGCTTGGCGTACAGCGATGCATCATTGTCGTCAAACCGTTCTGGGGACCACGATTGTGGACAATGAAGAAGTCGGCCTTCATGACCCTTTTGGCTTATCTATTGTCTGTGATGTTTTTTCTTCCGTTGTTTTTTATGAACAATTATAAGAAAATTGAAGTGACGGAGAACAATATAACGTCTGTCGTCTGCGGGGTAAGAGTGGACCCTTTCTTCGAAAAGAGACTGTATGAGTACTCCATTGTAAATAATTCTTTCCGTGGAATATTCGTACAGTTCCTGCCATGCATTTTGATGCTGATTACGACGTTCGTCCTGGCGTACAAATTAAAACACGGCAAGATTCTGCAGCGCTGCATCTCCTCGGCGGCGGAGGGTCCAAAACGAGACTTCCAGCACCGACAGCGGACGACGTTAATGGTGGTCATCATCATGATCATCTTCCTCATCGTGGAGATTCCGAACGGCATCGTCTTCGGAATCAAAGTATACGAAAACCTGTCCGACAATTACATCATAGAAACTGAAACTGACTATTCGATAGCCATTCTACAGAACTTTGTACTGTTGTTGAGCTATCACTGTAACTTCTGGATTTATGTAGCGCTGAGCGCCAGGTTTAGAGAAACCTTAAAAGCGTTGATTTGTGGCTTCAAAGTGAAGCATACCTTTGAGCGAATGATGACGGTAAGTAGTTTTTCTCCCGCCAGCTCTTTGAAACGGAAGCGAGGGATACGATCCACCGGAAACGGAAGTGACATTAAGTGCGACTTTGAGTCAAAAACTTATTTCTCAAACCTGAATGGAAATAGCGATTGA
- the LOC128189890 gene encoding valacyclovir hydrolase-like: MSRALHQRSILIRALRTSIKQSEQQVKSVHSDSGDPRFYSLIQQGNAMFLDEQRRSGILSHKITVNGVRLHFETTGDGPHTVLLLPGALGSSRTDFSKQLSDFDKKEYTLVAFDPRGYGKSIPPTRTWPLEFLQRDADDVNGLCQKLGLKQASVMGWSDGGITAMILAAKNPDLVKNLIIWGANAYITENDMKIFNSIRDIDTWSEAMRSPFMALYGEEYFRKQWSNWVDAYQAYYEKRSGDICKDDLKKIKAKTLIIHGIKDPLVPLEHPDYLHHHIKGSRLYMLPEGKHNLHIRYYREFNFLVENFLRSSMKSPSHL; this comes from the exons atgtcTCGTGCATTGCACCAAAGATCTATTCTCATTAGGGCTTTGAGAACCTCAATTAAACAAAGTGAACAGCAAGTAAAATCTGTGCACTCGGATTCCGGTGATCCAAG GTTCTACTCTCTAATCCAGCAGGGAAACGCCATGTTCCTGGATGAGCAGAGAAGAAG TGGAATCCTATCTCACAAAATAACTGTGAATGGCGTTCGACTTCATTTTGAGACAACAGGAGATGGACCTCACACAGTTCTGCTGCTACCTGGAGCCCTTG gATCCTCCAGAACAGATTTTTCTAAACAGCTGTCTGATTTTGACAAGAAGGAGTATACTCTAGTAGCCTTTGATCCACGGGGATATGGTAAAAGTATTCCTCCAACAAGAACCTGGCCCCTGGAATTTCTGCAGCGTGATGCTGATGATGTTAACGGACTATGTCAG AAACTTGGACTAAAACAAGCCTCAGTGATGGGTTGGAGTGACGGTGGAATAACAGCAATGATTCTGGCCGCTAAAAATCCAGACCTGGTGAAAAACTTAATCATCTGGGGAGCCAATGCCTATATCACAGAGAATGACATGAAAATCTTCAACA GTATTCGGGATATTGACACTTGGAGTGAGGCCATGAGAAGTCCATTCATGGCTCTCTATGGAGAGGAGTATTTTCGGAAGCAGTGGTCTAACTGGGTGGATGCTTACCAGGCATATTATGAGAAACGAAGTG gTGATATATGTAAAGATGacttaaagaaaataaaagccAAGACTCTTATTATTCATGGAATTAAGGACCCATTGGTGCCTCTGGAACACCCAGACTACCTGCATCATCATATCAAAGGATCAAG GTTATATATGTTACCTGAGGGGAAACACAACCTTCATATCAGATACTACAGAGAGTTTAACTTCTTGGTGGAAAACTTTTTGAGGTCATCCATGAAATCTCCGAGTCATCTGTAG
- the LOC128189215 gene encoding suppressor of cytokine signaling 4-like yields MKRITFKSVKLSLHRRRRSPTEEGTGIGDGESTSESNSPGAPESNSEVRKKEKLGLLKSFKRRLTTNLRRKSDDGHDSDHIEAHYMAVPSKRDSKRHKNKWKPPDHSSKSNSSSHSCDSLDLNITSNSFQKMCDIQSNTDAYDVNVKKDKASCRTKDMARFQVTDKIKADQLTKACVVKNGSVKEGNICVDKVTLPYLEGRIEVARSPTFTDCDEEREAPKVWNLTQELFRLSKFGWYWGPITRVEAEDKLANQQNGAFLVRDSSDERYLLSLSFRSYGRTWHTRIEHCNGMFSFYAQPETEGYPSIVDLIEHSMNDSQTGIFCYSRSRSPGAPSFPVRLTKPVSRFTQVRSLQYLCRFVIRQYTRYDHIQQLPLPKKIKGWIEENQY; encoded by the coding sequence ATGAAGCGTATCACGTTTAAGAGCGTGAAGCTGTCCTTACACCGTCGTAGGCGAAGTCCGACCGAAGAAGGGACAGGAATAGGGGATGGGGAATCAACATCTGAATCCAACAGCCCTGGTGCTCCGGAGTCGAACTCAGAGGTGAGGAAGAAAGAGAAGTTAGGACTTTTGAAAAGTTTCAAGCGTCGTCTAACGACGAACCTCCGTCGAAAAAGTGATGACGGCCATGACAGCGACCACATCGAAGCCCACTATATGGCTGTGCCTTCAAAACGCGACTCCAAACGACATAAGAACAAATGGAAACCGCCTGATCACTCTTCCAAGTCAAACTCATCGTCTCATAGTTGTGATAGCCTAGATCTGAATATTACCTCAAACAGTTTTCAGAAGATGTGTGACATACAAAGTAACACCGACGCGTATGACGTGAACGTCAAGAAAGACAAAGCTAGCTGTAGGACGAAAGACATGGCTCGCTTTCAAGTGACAGACAAAATTAAGGCAGATCAGCTCACTAAAGCATGTGTTGTTAAAAATGGAAGTGTCAAAGAAGGTAACATTTGTGTTGATAAGGTGACTCTTCCATACTTGGAGGGTAGAATTGAAGTAGCTAGATCCCCAACATTTACTGACTGTGATGAAGAGCGGGAGGCGCCAAAAGTTTGGAATTTGACTCAAGAGTTATTTCGGCTTTCAAAGTTTGGTTGGTACTGGGGTCCCATTACTCGTGTAGAAGCAGAAGATAAACTTGCCAATCAACAAAACGGTGCTTTCCTGGTTCGAGATAGTTCTGATGAACGATACTTGTTAAGTTTAAGTTTCAGATCTTATGGTCGGACTTGGCATACACGGATTGAACATTGCAATGGAATGTTCAGCTTTTATGCTCAACCTGAAACAGAAGGATATCCCTCCATTGTGGATTTAATTGAACACTCAATGAATGACTCACAGACGGGAATTTTTTGTTATTCCCGATCACGATCCCCTGGTGCTCCATCATTCCCTGTGCGGCTGACAAAACCTGTTTCAAGATTCACCCAAGTGCGCTCTCTACAGTATTTGTGCCGTTTTGTTATTCGCCAGTACACTCGCTATGACCACATTCAACAGCTTCCTCTTCCAAAGAAAATTAAAGGATGGATCGAAGAAAATCAGTACTAG
- the LOC128189232 gene encoding heat shock factor-binding protein 1-like, translated as MADSGKDYITNSSDPKNIQDLTQFVQNLLQQMQDKFQGMSDQIINRIDEMGNRIDDLEKNIADLMTQAGVEDRA; from the exons ATGGCAGACAGCGGCAAGGACTACATAACCAACAGCTCTGATCCTAAGAATATCCAGGATTTAACTCAGTTT GTACAAAACCTTCTACAACAAATGCAGGATAAATTCCAGGGAATGTCAGACCAGATCATCAATAGAA TCGATGAAATGGGCAACAGGATCGATGATTTGGAGAAAAACATCGCTGACCTGATGACGCAGGCGGGTGTCGAGGACCGAGCGTAA